In the Drosophila takahashii strain IR98-3 E-12201 chromosome 3R, DtakHiC1v2, whole genome shotgun sequence genome, one interval contains:
- the Syx1A gene encoding syntaxin-1A: MTKDRLAALHAAQSDDEEETEVAVNVDGHDSYMDDFFAQVEEIRGMIDKVQDNVEEVKKKHSAILSAPQTDEKTKQELEDLMADIKKNANRVRGKLKGIEQNIEQEEQQNKSSADLRIRKTQHSTLSRKFVEVMTEYNRTQTDYRERCKGRIQRQLEITGRPTNDDELEKMLEEGNSSVFTQGIIMETQQAKQTLADIEARHQDIMKLETSIKELHDMFMDMAMLVESQGEMIDRIEYHVEHAMDYVQTATQDTKKALKYQSKARRKKIMILICLTVLGILAASYVSSYFIIQASK; this comes from the exons ATGACTAAAGACAGATTAGCCGCTCTCCATGCCGCCCAAtccgacgacgaggaggagacgGAGGTGGCCGTCAATGTGGATGGCCATGATTCCTACATGGACGACTTCTTCGCCCAGGTGGAGGAGATTCGCGGCATGATCGACAAGGTGCAGGACAACGTGGAGGAGGTCAAGAAGAAGCACTCGGCCATCCTGTCCGCCCCGCAAACGGACGAGAAGACCAAGCAGGAGCTCGAGGATCTGATGGCCGATATCAAGAAGAATGCCAATCGCGTAAGGGGCAAACTCAAGGGCATCGAGCAGAATATCGaacaggaggagcagcagaacAAGTCATCGGCGGATCTGAGGATCCGAAAGACCCAGCACTCGACATTGTCCCGGAAATTCGTCGAGGTGATGACCGAATACAATCGCACGCAGACCGATTATCGGGAGCGTTGCAAGGGAAGGATACAGCGTCAGCTGGAGATCACTGGGCGGCCAACCAACGATGATGAGCTGGAGAAGATGCTGGAGGAGGGCAACTCGTCCGTATTCACGCAGGGCATCATCATGGAGACACAGCAGGCCAAACAGACGCTGGCGGACATCGAGGCCCGGCATCAGGACATCATGAAGCTGGAGACTTCGATCAAGGAGCTGCACGACATGTTCATGGACATGGCCATGCTGGTGGAGTCGCAGGGCGAGATGATCGATCGCATTGAGTACCATGTGGAGCACGCTATGGACTATGTGCAGACGGCAACTCAGGACACCAAGAAGGCGCTCAAGTACCAGAGTAAAGCCCGACGAAAGAAGATCATGATACTGATCTGCCTCACTGTGCTGGGCATCTTAGCGGCCTCATATGTTAGCAGTTATTTCAT AATCCAAGCAAGCAAGTAG